ttcattttgtattttgtttggTGCGCTATTGTGTCCATTCAATAAATTGTACCTCTTAATCCTGGTTTCCTACTTGGGAATCACTAACAAGGTGCTTTGTCATTGAGTTGCCTGGCTATCAAGCCATCTTTTGTTTAAAAGTGCATTCACGTTTTCTGCCAGAACTCACATCTGGCGATGTCAATTCTGGGATTTCTTAGGAACGCTTTTGTTCTGAATGTGAGGCAGGTGGAAACTTTAGCCTATGTCATGAAGTATTTCATCTTAACAGCAAAATCTGTTCATCTAATTATTCTTAGTATTTACTGCAATTAGACATCTTCTTGGTAGGACTGACTCATGTGACTGTATGTTGCTGTCAGGGGCAAAAACATTGTTTTTCTTACACTTTCATGGCCACGGGAGATGATGTTATGGAAGCTGGTGCCTCTTCAATTCTTGGTGCTGTGGAGTCCGAGAAGAGTGAAGAAATCGTTTCCCCAGAAGATATAGCGTGGGCAGACTCCTGCTTGGTCAAAGATTCTGAAATATTGGATTGTAACTGGGATGCTCTGAAAGCTGCTTTACTGGAAGTCGGAACTTCACAACCTGATTCACTTGACTTCTCTGTATCCGGAAGATACAGTGGCGTGTTTGACAACGAGATCCATCCTTCCAACGAAGGATCACAAACACCGCTTAGTTTAGGAATGACTGATTCTAATGAAGATGCTTCGAGTGATGATGAGGTTGAACAGCCTGATGATGACTCTAGAATACTTGAGAAGATTGATAAGTTGATTTTAAAAACTAAACGGCGGCATCCATTTCGGCCAAATTACAGTgagtatttgaaagaaagtGAAAATGCCGATTCTGAGTTCGACATGGGTTTTCCTGCATTTGCAGCGGAGGAATCAAGTGAGGATATCTTCAGGGTCTGGGATTTGGGCATCCCGGCTGACTCTGAGGAAGACGTACTAATCAAGCAGCTGAATATGGCCGTGGAAGAAACTTCCTCTCAGTCAATAGCTTCAACTTCTGATGATTCTGGTGGGTTAGAAGTTTTCAAGAAGGAGCGGCTTGATGACATCCTAGCTGGCCTTGCTGACCTCTCTTTGGACCAAAACAGAGGATGAGGGACGAAGTCATGTTATATTAAACCAGGGGTGGggttttatcatttttttttttttttttgcgccGGGGGGTTGGGGCGGTGGTTAGGTTTTCCTGAAGATAATTTTTAGAAGTGCCTGAGAAGTTTCCAGTCTTGGAACTTGTAAAGTTCAATCAATGTTATTTTCGGTTCCTAGAGAAAAGTTTGAAGTAGCAGGGAGGATGGATAAACCTCGCGTGTTTTTACTAGCTTTGGAGGAGGTGGTGGAGATCTTAACCTCTTCTTATAATTGTGCTCCTGTATATATTCATAGTTGAGCGGACTGCTCATCTTGAACAAGTTCTCAGTATAGTTAATACCCAATACCAGACCAGAGAGACTATAATTGCTCCAACTTCTCGAGTACTACTTTTGTCTGTCTATTTTCAAGGGTAATGTTACAAATCTTGAGGTTCCAAACATGATAAAAGTTTTCTTTACCTTTGATTCCAAAGAGGAGAACAATGGCTCTTCTTTGGAGAggaaaatatgtatatgtaccTCTTGTACAACTTTCTTTTTGAGCTTCAATTGGTTTTTGTTTGGGATGGTTTCTATGTGGCTTGCTGGCCTTTAACTTTATGGATTTCCCTTCCTCACATTAGCcaattactctctctctctctctctctctctctgtcgcGTTGTTTTCTTAGTGAAACTATTAAGTTCATCTTCACCTATCTTGTATTAGATTATTGATTACCAAGTTATCTAAAAATTCAGACTGTTGAAAAGGAAGTAACTTcatcatttatattattattaacttttcttttcaaaatattcaaaaaaaaaaaaaaagaatagagagTAATTGATTCATATATAGACTAAGATTCATTTTTAAAAGAGCCCGAAGACTAAGttcaaaaactgaaaattaacaCAAAAACCAAATAAATGAGAGAGCCATGAAAAGGGGCCCGACAAACCCTCTTGACCAAAATGTCCTCAAGAGGCACCATCTGTAGATTTTTGCAAAGGAGGACCAACAAACTACATAAGAGTTCTTAAAGGTCTCCCACGAGATATTTCTATGATAGAGACATCAAAAAATAACATCTTTGGAATCTAATATGAAAATTGTGTAATTGATGGAGATTATTCTAAGCAATcttaatactaaaatattagaggttattattattttttaataattttaagtaGGATCCTTTTTCATATATAAGACACTTTGACTCGTTAAGGATCCttttttatataacaatttCAACTAGGATCCTTTCTCATATTTCAACTAGTTCTATAACTCCTTTTGATTTCAAGAATATGATTTAAGTATCGGATTATTTGTACAGAAAAGatcaatatttgaaattttaagaaaattattctctaacaaataaattatattattatcatcaagtgaaaagaaaatcaattctctttGCTACATTAAATGCCTAAAGCTTGAAggttgagattgagattgagattgTTTACTATCCAAACGGGCTTTCAAGCTATAGATCCACTATGTCATGGTGCTATTAAATTTTATCcttttagatatttaattttattttttcagatATTTATCATGTTGTTATTATTACTGTTTGATTACCATCCATCTATCAAAAGTGGACATCCTTGTAATCAATACAATATTATACTGATTTAGGGAAGCAAGTTTGATCCTTCCCAAAGGTTGCTTTGAGTGGTTTCCGTAGAGCTGGAGGTAGAGAAATCTATGGTGCACAAAAGAGTGCTCGCTTGACCGACCGACGGAAGCGAGgcactaaattaataaaaatatatatttaatataaaaaagatattaaataatcaatacagtaatgaaaaatactatttttatttcttgaactACACCTTAAATTACATGATGTaagtaaaatgacaaaaatatccctcaccCAAAACGGTGAAATAAGATAGTGAAGCACATAATTGAAATACCCTTTACCCAAGACAGTAAAACGCAAGAGGTATTTTAGTTATGGGGGTACAGGTCAAGTGGTTGGACCACAATAAGTTAGGATTAATATCAGTAGATCATAAGTTCGATTTTTTACCTATACAATGAGGCAAATGCTTTATCTGcgatttatcttttatattgaAATCGAGGGTATGAGTGGCAAGAACTGCATAAGAATAGTAAACTCAAGAAGTATTTTAGTTATTTGCGTGCGTTTGTGCAATCTAAAGTGTAACTCTTAATGTATAAGTAGCGTGGTTTTACAATAATAAAGCATCTAAAATATTGTCAAATATAACAATTGCAAATATAGTGAGTTTGAACTTTTAATTtgaaatgtaatttttgaaaaataaaataaaattataaacccTAACCACAATATATTATACACCATctcaaatgccaaaatataatttttatatttatacaaaacctgcaatattataatataaaaataaacaattttaaataCAGGTAGTTAgtaaatcacaaaatattaattatattatattaattagaaaatatatatttaaattaaaatatataatatagaattTCCAGCAAACAATAGTTGCAAATATAGTGAGTTTgaactttaaattaaaaattaatttttgaaaaataaaataaaactataaaacCCTAACCCCGATACATTATACAGCATCTCAACCTTTCCTTTATTCACTTGAACCCCTTTTTATTTCACTTGGGCCCCAATAAAAGTTTCCAAAAATTCCCTAAATGCCTTTTTAAATATCCCGTCATTTCTTAATTGTCTACTTtgtccctattttttttttaaataagaattacataaaatgaaaaattgcaAAGCGTCTTCAACTTTAATTGGGGCATACTAAATAACTAAAGAAATCCTCAACATcgaggagaaaaaataaaagaatctcAAAATAGAGAAGTATAACTATCATAACCAAATGCCAAAAGATGATCAACAAGACAACAAAGACCCCGTAACCTAAAAACTCTAAGGATTATGATAGTTTGATAATCCAAAGTTTACTGTTGTGCAGCCAACTCTCGGATACTTATTAAAATAATCATGCAGGGTTAAGAATCGTTAATTTATAAGACCTTCCCCAAAATTCGATCAAAAAAGTCGCACTAGGTACTGATATAGGGGCAAATTGTCAACCCCAACTAGTCCTCAACCGAGGATTGATAGTGCATAAACATACTCAAGAGTCAACCGTTGTTTTACTGTGAAGGTTGATGTCAGAGCAAATTGTCAGTTCTAAGTTACGAAGTAATACAATTGAACAGAATAAGGTAGACTGGTCAACCGAAAGTTGTCAAAAGTATTGCAAAGCACCAAAATCAATTCACAAGGCCTTCCTTAGAATTAGATTAAAAAACTTTCACGAGGTGTTGATGTAGTAGCAGCAAACTGTCAACCCTTAGCTATTCCCTTAACATAAACTAAGGGTGCATAAGCATACTTAAGAGACAATCACCATTATACTGTGAAAATTGAAGTGAGAACAAATTATTTGCTCCAATTTTAATCTTTAACTTTTTCAAACccttaaaaattcttaaaacaTTCTCGATTTACTCTACAAAGTCCACTTATGTTCGATAAAACTCCttaaatttcatcttttttctcGTATTCTTTCTCAACCGAAAAAGACATGGTTAAGATAAACTCATCATTTTAGTCCCACTATCATTTATAGTATCAAAACTCATAACTAAGCTCATGATCAAAGTCTACTGCCATAAACGGGTTGGTATAAATTTGGAATCCTAATCTTAGAAAAGCAAGGAAGTGACCCCAACCCATTAGAGTACAGACGTCATGGTTTTCAATTCTGTACTACtaacaaataagaaacaattgaaatgataaatgagTATGGAAATGTAAACCAAGCGCCTTAAGATTGAAGCGTTATGATTATCAAGAAGACTATGCTCATCAAAAGGATCAGCACCGTCCATCTTAATCACACGGCCAGCATCTGTACCACTAATATATAGATCATCTGGCATACAGCCTCATAGCAACTGAGCAAATTTCGATTTGAAAGCCCTCTCCACTTTCTCGATCAATAGGCCAGCCAGATCTGCGAGACAACAAGCGAAAaccctttccctctctctctctctctctctctctctctctctctctctctccgtatACGTCCGTCGCTGTGGTCAGTGGTAATTGGATATGCGGCGGTGTGTGTAATCCGATCCGTCGTTGCGGCTTTACCAGATCTGAGGTAAATAGTATTCGTCGATTCTGAAGCTATGATCTTGGTAGATCTGTGATTAATTGATCTTATTAGGTATTGGTATGGTGAGTAATTGACTTAATTTCCTGAGCGTTATTGCGACGTGTAATTAGTGTTTGGCGTGTTCCGGATTGGGCGTTCTTGAGTTTTGGATCGTGTGTTTTCTGGAGAATTCTGTGCGGAGTTTGATTTTGAGATATTGCTTGTTCTCTTTGAACAGAGTTTTTGTTTGTAGTGTCTGGGCAAAATGTTGACGAAATTCGAGACGAAGAGTAACAGAGTGAAGGGGCTGAGTTTGCACAGTAAGAGACCGTGGATCCTCGCCAGTCTTCACAGTGGCGTGATCCAGCTATGGGACTACCGGATGGGGACTCTCATCGACAGATTCGATGAGCATGATGGTCCTGTGCGTGGTGTTCACTTTCACAAATCTCAGCCACTTTTTGTCTCAGGAGGTATGGGGTCAATATTCTCCACATGAATTTTATCATGGCTTTAGGAGCTGTCATTAATCTAATAActtgtttttataatttcccCACATTACAGCTGAcgttattttatcttatttgtaTTCTACAAATTACTGAAATGGATTTCAGAAGACCGATTGTTCTTGATCTTCCACAGATCCACGCGCAAACTCTCTTCTTCGTTATGTTGATGCCTAGATTTAATGCTGGATATTTTGAGCTTTCATACCTGGCGGTGTATATTCCATGATAATGAAATAAAGGTGGCTGCGGTTTAGACAATTATACCTGCTCGATCTGAATGATGTTTTCCATTTCCTACTTGTATCTTGCTACACTTCCTGGTTAAATCAATACAAATTAACGGAAATCTAGTATTCAAATGGGTCAAAATGCCAAGTCTCGTCATTGATGAATGACAATGAGATTGATTTTGTATTCAATTTTAATGTGGTGCACAATCCCTATCAATGTCTGTTTTTGCTGCGTTTTATACATTTGGAGTGTCTTTTCTCCCTGAAACTATTCTTACATCCATGGTCTCAGTCATGTTGGGatcattatttaataaatttttgacCACGTGTTTGGGTATAACacatttgataaaatttcttatgTGAAGTGTTTGATGGAACTAAGCATCTTACACATTTTTGCTTGTGCAGGAGACGATTATAAGATTAAGGTTTGGAATTACAAGTTGCATAGGTGTCTGTTTACTCTTCTTGGACACCTAGACTACATCCGTACTGTGCAGTTTCACCATGAGTGTCCTTGGATTGTGAGTGCAAGTGATGATCAGACTATCCGAATTTGGAATTGGCAGTCACGTACCTGTATTTCTGTCTTGACTGGCCACAATCACTATGTCATGTGTGCCTCATTTCACCCTAAGGAAGACCTTGTTGTATCAGCCTCTCTGGATCAGACTGTCCGCGTCTGGGATATTGGTGCCTTGAGGAAGAAGAGTGCTGCTCCTGCTGATGACATTCTGCGGTTGAGCCAAATGAACACAGATCTATTTGGTGGGGTCGATGCTGTTGTAAAGTATGTGTTGGAAGGTCATGACCGTGGGGTCAACTGGGCTGCATTTCATCCTACCTTGCCTTTGATTGTATCAGGAGCAGATGATCGTCAGGTGAAATTGTGGCGCATGAATGGTAAGTACTTGGAGGACTCCCTTGATTCTTTGTTTTCTTGGTCCATGAAGTAGCTTGGAGTTGATAAATTAGGTGAGTTATCTTGTAATATGTGCCACTCATCAGTGGGTCAGTTGTCAGTGTTACATAAGCATGTATTATAAAGTTTTAGGATGTTTGGAACATTGGTCTAGATGAGCGTTGAATGTGTTTTACTTAGTTTTGAATTGTTAAGGCAATCTAGTTGCTAGTTTACCTTTCAAATGACAAGTCccaaagttattttatttttatgttttgggttAAGTATCACATGGTGGgcttaaggcttgatatgttgtttttggCTAAGTAACATTTCTCAACATGTTCTTAGATAAATTAGTGTATCAAATATCAGGATAACAAACATTGAAGTCTATATGCTTTTTTTCCAGACACAAAGGCTTGGGAGGTGGACACATTGAGGGGTCACATGAATAATGTATCATGTGTCATGTTTCATGCCAAGCAGGACATAATTGTTTCCAACTCTGAGGACAAGAGCATTCGTGTTTGGGATGTAACCAAACGAACTGGTGTTCAAACTTTCCGCCGGGAGCATGATCGATTTTGGATTCTTGCATCTCACCCTGAGATGAATCTCCTGGCTGCTGGTCATGATAGTGGTATGATTGTATTTAAGTTGGAAAGGGAAAGGCCCGCTTTCTCTGTAAGTGGTGACTCTTTGTTCTATGCCAAAGATCGTTTTTTGcggttttatgaattttcaactCAGAGAGACACACAAGTGATTGCTATTCGACGTCCTGGCTCTACAAGCTTAAACCAAGGTCCTCGTGCTCTTTCATATAGCCCCACAGAAAATGCTGTTCTTATCTGTTCTGATGTTGATGGGGGCTCTTATGAGCTCTATGTTGTCCCAAAAGACAGTATTGGTAGGAGTGACACTGTACAAGAGGCAAAAAAAGGTCTGGGAGCATCAGCTGTCTTTGTGGCTCGAAATAGGTTTGCTGTGCTTGAGAAAAGCACCAATCAAGTTCTAGTCAAGAACCTTAAGAATGAAACTGTTAAGAAGAGCAGTCTCCCAATTGCTGCAGATGCAATATTTTATGCAGGAACAGGCAACTTGCTCTGTAGGGCAGAGGATAGGGTGGTTATATTTGACCTTCAGCAGAGAAGTCTGATTGGTGATCTTCAAACTCCATTTGTTAAGTATGTCGTTTGGTCAAATGATATGGAGACTGTGGCCTTGCTCAGCAAACATGCCATAGTTATCGCTAGTAAGAAACTTGTTCACCAGTGTACCCTTCATGAGACAATTCGCGTGAAGAGCGGGGCCTGGGATGACAATGGGGTTTTCATTTACACAACATTGAATCACATCAAGTACTGTCTTCCTAATGGAGATAGTGGAATAATAAGAACCCTTGATGTGCCAATTTACATCACAAAAGTTTCAGGCAATACGATTTTTTGCTTGGACCGAGATGGAAAGAACAAGATTATAGTTATTGATGCAACTGAATATATCTTTAAGCTGTCtttaatgaagaagaaatatgaCCATGTAATGAGCATGATAAGGAACTCTCAG
This window of the Diospyros lotus cultivar Yz01 chromosome 5, ASM1463336v1, whole genome shotgun sequence genome carries:
- the LOC127801348 gene encoding uncharacterized protein LOC127801348 encodes the protein MATGDDVMEAGASSILGAVESEKSEEIVSPEDIAWADSCLVKDSEILDCNWDALKAALLEVGTSQPDSLDFSVSGRYSGVFDNEIHPSNEGSQTPLSLGMTDSNEDASSDDEVEQPDDDSRILEKIDKLILKTKRRHPFRPNYSEYLKESENADSEFDMGFPAFAAEESSEDIFRVWDLGIPADSEEDVLIKQLNMAVEETSSQSIASTSDDSGGLEVFKKERLDDILAGLADLSLDQNRG
- the LOC127801349 gene encoding coatomer subunit alpha-1-like is translated as MLTKFETKSNRVKGLSLHSKRPWILASLHSGVIQLWDYRMGTLIDRFDEHDGPVRGVHFHKSQPLFVSGGDDYKIKVWNYKLHRCLFTLLGHLDYIRTVQFHHECPWIVSASDDQTIRIWNWQSRTCISVLTGHNHYVMCASFHPKEDLVVSASLDQTVRVWDIGALRKKSAAPADDILRLSQMNTDLFGGVDAVVKYVLEGHDRGVNWAAFHPTLPLIVSGADDRQVKLWRMNDTKAWEVDTLRGHMNNVSCVMFHAKQDIIVSNSEDKSIRVWDVTKRTGVQTFRREHDRFWILASHPEMNLLAAGHDSGMIVFKLERERPAFSVSGDSLFYAKDRFLRFYEFSTQRDTQVIAIRRPGSTSLNQGPRALSYSPTENAVLICSDVDGGSYELYVVPKDSIGRSDTVQEAKKGLGASAVFVARNRFAVLEKSTNQVLVKNLKNETVKKSSLPIAADAIFYAGTGNLLCRAEDRVVIFDLQQRSLIGDLQTPFVKYVVWSNDMETVALLSKHAIVIASKKLVHQCTLHETIRVKSGAWDDNGVFIYTTLNHIKYCLPNGDSGIIRTLDVPIYITKVSGNTIFCLDRDGKNKIIVIDATEYIFKLSLMKKKYDHVMSMIRNSQLCGQAMIAYLQQKGFPEVALHFVKDERTRFNLALESGNIQIAVASAKEIDEKDHWYRLGVEALRQGNAGIVEYAYQRTKNFERLSFLYLITGNMEKLSKMLKIAEVKNDVMGQFHNALYLGDVRERVKILENAGHLPLAYITASTHGLQDVAERLATELGDNVPVLPEGKVPSLLMPPPPILCGGDWPLLRVMRGIFEGGLDNIGRGAPDEDEEVADADWGEELDVDDMNGLQNGDVSAILEDGEGPEENDEEGGWDLEDLDLPPEADTPKVSANARSVFVAPTPGMPVSQIWIQRSSLAAEHAAAGNFDTAMRLLSRQLGIRNFVPLKPMFIDLHCGSHTYLMAFSCAPVLSLAVERGWNESSSPNVRGPPALVYNFSQLEEKLKAAYKATTAGKFTEALRLFLGILHTIPLIVVDSRREVDEVKELIIIVKEYVLGLQMELKRKEMKDNPVRQQELAAYFTHCNLQLPHLRLALQNAMTVCFRAKNLSTAANFARRLLESNPTEQQAKTARQVLQAAERNMKDASQLNYDFRNPFVVCGATYVPIYRGQKDMLCPYCSSRFVPSQEGQLCTVCDLAVVGADASGLLCSPSQIR